A single genomic interval of Rhododendron vialii isolate Sample 1 chromosome 3a, ASM3025357v1 harbors:
- the LOC131320711 gene encoding histone-lysine N-methyltransferase, H3 lysine-9 specific SUVH5-like has product MPRTHNWVTFSPDVTPSKVREVLNLFQVTFTMLSDEDRAQAKEHRKTSWQLSMETVTLLKEQQKCVNTKKLSGPVPGVEIGDKFQFRAELVVIGLHRQLQSGIDYMEENGIKFATSIVESGRYGNDVGEFPNVLIFSGQGGNPTIVNKPPEDQKLTRGNLALQNSMDAERHVRVIWKTERGSQTTYTYYGLYMVTQCRQERGGYGKLVYKFVLHRLAGQPEVNGAHVGMPKKSKKSKVLKLPSVVVGDVSQGKEEKPVRAVNIVDDEKLPPFHYVTNVIYPESYESTRSVPRGCDCINGCLGFEKCPCTVAYGGDIPFTSEDAIVRRKPLVYECGPSCNCPLSCQNRVSQNGIRYHLEIFKTVKMGWGVRSRDFIRSGGFVCEYTGELLREQEAVERVGNDEYLFDIGKNGSGFTIDAAKFGNVGRFINHSCSPNLYAQNVLYDHDDKRMPHIMFFATKNIPPLRELTYDYNYKVDRVGDGNGDIKRKDCYCGSHSCSGRLY; this is encoded by the coding sequence ATGCCGAGGACACACAACTGGGTGACTTTTTCCCCGGATGTGACTCCTAGTAAAGTGAGGGAAGTTTTGAATCTGTTCCAAGTGACGTTTACGATGCTTTCAGATGAAGACAGGGCACAGGCGAAGGAACATAGAAAGACTTCCTGGCAATTATCGATGGAAACAGTGACTCTTCTTAAAGAGCAACAAAAATGTGTAAATACCAAAAAGTTATCAGGACCTGTCCCGGGGGTAGAAATTGGTGACAAATTCCAATTTCGGGCTGAACTCGTCGTTATAGGCCTCCATCGTCAGTTGCAAAGTGGAATTGATTACATGGAGGAAAATGGGATAAAGTTCGCCACGAGCATTGTCGAGTCCGGTCGCTATGGCAATGATGTAGGAGAATTTCCTAATGTTCTGATATTTTCTGGTCAAGGTGGAAATCCAACTATCGTCAATAAGCCCCCTGAAGATCAAAAGCTTACCCGAGGAAATCTTGCGTTGCAAAACAGCATGGATGCTGAGCGCCATGTCAGGGTTATTTGGAAGACTGAGAGAGGGTCACAGACAACGTATACTTACTATGGGCTGTATATGGTGACCCAATGTAGGCAAGAAAGAGGGGGTTACGGAAAATTGGTTTATAAGTTTGTTTTGCATCGATTGGCCGGGCAACCGGAAGTCAATGGAGCACATGTTGGCATGCCAAAGAAGTCAAAGAAGTCCAAAGTTTTGAAGTTACCTAGTGTGGTTGTTGGTGATGTTTCTCAAGGAAAAGAGGAGAAGCCTGTTCGCGCAGTCAACATCGTGGACGATGAGAAGCTTCCACCTTTTCATTATGTTACCAATGTGATCTACCCTGAGTCGTACGAGTCTACCCGCTCTGTCCCTAGGGGTTGCGATTGCATCAATGGATGCTTAGGTTTTGAGAAATGTCCATGCACCGTTGCGTATGGGGGCGACATTCCATTCACTTCGGAAGACGCTATTGTTAGGAGAAAGCCTCTCGTTTACGAGTGTGGCCCATCTTGCAATTGCCCGCTTTCTTGCCAAAATAGGGTTAGCCAAAACGGAATTCGGTACCATTTGGAGATTTTTAAGACCGTGAAAATGGGGTGGGGGGTTAGATCGCGGGACTTCATTCGATCCGGCGGTTTTGTTTGCGAGTACACCGGAGAGTTGCTTCGAGAACAGGAAGCAGTGGAAAGAGTCGGTAACGATGAGTATCTGTTCGATATCGGGAAGAATGGTAGTGGCTTCACTATTGATGCAGCTAAATTTGGGAATGTGGGGAGGTTCATAAACCATAGCTGCTCTCCAAACCTCTATGCCCAAAATGTCCTTTATGATCATGATGACAAGAGAATGCCACACATAATGTTCTTTGCTACCAAAAACATACCTCCTTTAAGAGAGTTGACTTATGATTACAACTATAAGGTAGATCGAGTTGGTGATGGGAATGGCGACATCAAGAGGAAGGATTGTTATTGTGGTTCTCACTCGTGTAGTGGGAGGTTGTACTGA